A genomic region of Nostoc sp. UHCC 0702 contains the following coding sequences:
- a CDS encoding pirin family protein: protein MSQNTINYLIHDRNARGHAQFGWLDSYHTFSFGSFYDPNRMGFRSLRVINDDRIAPGAGFPTHGHRDMEILTYVLSGAVEHKDSLGTGSVIRPGDAQIMSAGTGIQHSEFNPSSTEALHLLQIWILPDEQDLSPRYEQKAFSLEEKRGKLRLIAAKDGRDGAVTIHQDVDLYTSVLEEGDVVNYHVKPNRYAWLQIAQGIATLNGEELRAGDGVQISGEEQLEISTNIGTEILLFDLG from the coding sequence ATGTCTCAAAATACTATTAACTACCTAATTCATGATAGAAACGCCCGGGGTCACGCTCAGTTTGGCTGGCTCGATAGTTACCATACATTTTCCTTTGGTAGTTTTTATGATCCTAACCGCATGGGATTTCGTTCCCTGCGCGTCATCAACGACGATCGCATCGCCCCTGGTGCTGGATTCCCTACCCACGGTCATCGTGACATGGAAATCCTCACCTATGTGCTGTCAGGTGCAGTAGAGCATAAAGATAGTTTGGGTACAGGGTCAGTGATTCGTCCTGGCGACGCACAAATTATGAGTGCTGGTACTGGAATTCAACACAGTGAATTTAATCCCTCGTCAACTGAAGCCCTCCACTTGCTGCAAATTTGGATTTTACCTGATGAGCAAGACTTGTCACCTAGGTATGAACAAAAAGCTTTTTCTCTAGAAGAAAAGCGTGGCAAACTACGTTTAATTGCTGCAAAAGATGGGCGGGATGGTGCTGTGACAATTCACCAAGATGTTGATTTATATACATCTGTTTTAGAGGAGGGTGATGTTGTCAATTACCACGTCAAGCCTAATCGTTATGCCTGGTTACAAATAGCTCAAGGTATCGCAACCTTAAATGGTGAGGAACTGAGGGCAGGCGACGGAGTGCAAATTAGTGGGGAAGAACAGCTAGAAATCAGCACCAACATCGGCACAGAAATCTTGCTTTTTGATTTGGGTTGA